From the Anoplopoma fimbria isolate UVic2021 breed Golden Eagle Sablefish chromosome 14, Afim_UVic_2022, whole genome shotgun sequence genome, one window contains:
- the ier5l gene encoding LOW QUALITY PROTEIN: immediate early response gene 5-like protein (The sequence of the model RefSeq protein was modified relative to this genomic sequence to represent the inferred CDS: inserted 1 base in 1 codon) yields MINTMECAADAQSLISISLMKIHNSRTQRGGIKLHKNLLVSYVLRNARQVYIKEKYAEIYRMQQYEEVMTVCNEIQELNPLDLDAEDSDSEEQARAACCGEEASLCGSACHRGAAQPVAHARTASALFGCSSPEDGSLEPDPSYYRSCCMEAXPVFHCDQLPASSGAHCNKTTVLDLDTHVVTTVENGYLHQDCCCDALQFGQGAQSPAKKRKVEFGCCVSDVEEVSDFTAARKRAKREDCSYSNLDYTDTSNISNLISIFGSGFSGLLSRQADLEQICSKQVLASLGAWTRAIVAF; encoded by the exons ATGATCAACACCATGGAATGCGCAGCGGACGCGCAAAGCCTGATCTCCATATCCCTGATGAAGATCCACAACTCCAGGACGCAGAGAGGAGGGATCAAGCTGCACAAGAACCTGCTGGTGTCCTATGTGCTGAGGAACGCCAGGCAGGTCTACATCAAGGAGAAATACGCGGAGATCTACAGGATGCAGCAGTACGAGGAGGTGATGACGGTCTGCAACGAGATCCAGGAGCTCAACCCGCTGGATCTGGACGCAGAGGACTCGGACTCGGAGGAGCAGGCGCGGGCAGCCTGCTGCGGCGAAGAGGCGAGTCTGTGCGGCTCCGCGTGCCACCGAGGCGCGGCGCAGCCAGTGGCGCACGCACGGACAGCGAGCGCTCTTTTCGGCTGCTCTTCGCCCGAGGACGGGAGCCTGGAACCGGATCCCTCCTACTACCGGAGCTGCTGCATGGAGG TCCCCGTGTTTCACTGTGACCAGCTTCCCGCGAGCAGCGGCGCGCACTGCAACAAGACCACGGTGCTGGACCTGGACACGCATGTGGTGACCACCGTGGAGAACGGCTACCTCCACCAGGACTGCTGCTGTGATGCGCTCCAGTTCGGCCAGGGCGCGCAGTCTCCGGCCAAGAAGCGGAAGGTTGAGTTCGGCTGTTGTGTATCCGACGTGGAGGAGGTATCGGACTTTACAGCTGCTCGCAAACGGGCGAAACGCGAGGACTGTTCCTACTCCAACCTAGACTACACGGACACCTCCAACATCTCCAACCTGATTTCCATCTTCGGCTCGGGGTTCTCGGGGCTGCTCAGCAGACAGGCGGACTTGGAACAGATATGTAGCAAACAGGTCCTGGCCAGTCTGGGGGCATGGACCCGAGCGATTGTGGCATTTTGA